Part of the Thermococcus barossii genome is shown below.
AGCCCGTTCCCCGAGTACAGGAAGTTCGAAGGAAAGTATCCGCTGAGACTCCTCACACCAACCCACAGGATGACGATAACGAGCCAGTACCACAACACCTACAACATGATCGACCCGAACCTTTACATCAACCCATCCGATGCAAGGGAAAGGGGAATATGCGACGGTGACGCCGTCGAGGTCTTCAACGACCACGGCAGGATAAAAACGAAGGCAAAGATAACGGAAGATGTTCCTCCAGGGGTGGTTCTCCTGTACAAAGCATTCTGGGTAAGGCTCCTCGGCTGGAACGCGAACTTTCTGACGAGTGATAAAACCGTCGAAAAGTACGGAAACGGCTCGGCGTACCATTCAACATGGGTGGACGTCAGGAAGATTTGAGGCAAAAATAGACTTTCTTTTCGAGCTTTTTGACAATGCATTGTACTACAGTCTCGCACTATGACAACCAATGTCAAGCATTCTTTGCACGCCTGTCCTCCAATCCCCTAAACTTTTTGGATATTCGACAAAAAGTTGCCCGTTAGACGAACCGAAAGGTTTATATATTCGAACCGATAAGGTTTATAGTGAAGACGACACACAAAAAGGATGAGGTGATGTAAGATGGTCGTCATAGGAGAAAAGTTCCCAGAGGTTGAGGTCAAGACCACCCACGGAGTGATAAAGCTCCCGGACTACTTTGCCGAGAAGGGCAAGTGGTTCATACTCTTCAGCCACCCGGCTGACTTCACGCCGGTCTGCACCACCGAGTTCTACGCGATGCAGAAGAGGGCAGAGGAGTTCCGGAAGCTCGGCGTCGAGCCGATAGGGCTGAGCGTTGATCAGGTCTTCAGCCACCTCAAGTGGATGGAGTGGATCAAAGAGAACCTCGGAGAGGAGATAACCTTCCCGGTCATAGCGGACGACCGCGGCGACCTCGCCGAGGCCCTCGGCATGATCCCGAGCGGAGCAACGATAACCGCCAGGGCGGTCTTCGTCGTCGACGACAAGGGCGTCATAAGGGCCATCGTCTACTACCCGGCCGAGGTCGGCAGGGACTGGGACGAGATACTCAGGCTCGTCAAGGCCCTCAAGACCAGCGACGAGAAGGGAGTCGCCCTGCCGCACAAGTGGCCCAACAACGAGCTCATCGGCGACCGTGCCATCGTCCCGCCCGCGGCCAGCGTTGAGGAGATCAAGGCCAGGGAAGAGGCCAAGGCCAAGGGCGAGATCGAGTGCTACGACTGGTGGTTCTGCCACAAGAAGATTTGAAGGGCTTCAGCCCTTTCTTCTTAACTGTTCTCTGCGGTTCTTGAAAATTGAGGGAGTCAGAGCACCCTCCTCCTGAAGAGTACCACCAGCGGGACCAGCCAGGCCAGATGCACGAGCACCGCCATCGGGAAATCGCTGTAGTCGTTTAGGGCTATGCCCTCGAAGACTCTGTACGTCCAGTACGTCGGCAAAAACGCCGTGAGCTTGCTCCAGTCCGTTGAGAGATCCCTCCAGAGGACAACGAGCTTTACCGCCACCGGCAGGATCAGGAGCCAGCCAAGAATCTTGGAGACCGTCAGCGCCTGCATTCTGGATTCAGCGAAGATGGTTATCACCAGTCCATAGATCCAGACCTCCAGCAGGAAAAGAAGAACCAGCGCCAGAACACCCTTTTGGGAAATCTCCATGTCAAGAATATAGGGCGCTATCACCGTAAAGGCTACGGTCACCAGCGAAGCCCACGTGAGCCTGTAAACAAGGAACGCCTCGCTCGATATGGGAATCACCCGCAGTGCCTGTACCGTCTTCTCCTCCTTCTCGTCGGCCATCATAAAGCCGGGAATCATGCCGAATATCATGGGTATGAATATCAGCACGAAGAGAGCTATCCCGTAGTAAAGCTCGCCCATGCGATCCTTGAAGTAGCGGACGATGAAGAGGAGCACCAAAGTCATCCCCACGCTGTATAGTAGCATGGGGTCCCTGCGGAGCAGTTTGAGGTCGGTCCTGTATATGGCAGCGAATTTTCGTACAAAGCTCATCTCAACCCCTCCACCGCGTACCTGTAAAAGCGAACCCTTGCGAGGTAATACGCCACGATACCCCATACCATCAGACCAAGCGCCGACCACAGAAGGTTTTCCGCCGAAACCCCTCCGAAGGGGGCGCTGAAGAAGTAGATGGCAGGATAACTGGGGACGGCATAGAGAACCTTCCATATCTCGCCCGTTAAATAGCTGTGGTAGTGGGCGAAGGGCAGGAGGGAGAGCACCATGACCCCGAGGAGGGGGACGAAATAGTCGTCCAGGTCGCGGTATTTGGCGGAGACCGCGATTCCTAGGAGGGTATAAACGGCTGAAACCAGCAACGTGCCCGCTAAGACGTATGGCAGCCCATCGAGGGAGCGTGTGCCGAGGCAGAATATAAGCGCCCCCGCGAGGAGGGAAACCAGCGCCATGAGGAGTGTCTTTGCTAAAACGTAGCTCCTCCAGTCGAGCGGTGTAACTGCCAGAGCACCTATCGTCCCGTCCTTCTTCTCCGCGAAGATAGTCGTGCCAACGAACATAAAGCCAATCATGCCAGGCTCAAGGAGCAGGAAGATGGGAACTACCAGCGAGTGATACTCCCTCGGAAACGCCATGACCATGAGACCGTAGGCTAAAGCCACCAGCAGGTATATCGGGTAGACGTAGCCCCTCGTTCCGACCTTCAGGTCGAGCCTCACCAGCTCGCCTATCATACGAGCCTCCTCCCCGTGACCTTCAGGAAGATGTCCTCGAGTGTCGGTTCTTCAGTGTTTATGCGCCTTATCTCATGCTCCCGCAGGATTCTCAGGAACTCCTCGTTTCCTCCAAGGTTCTCAAGCGGGAACTCGGCGGTTTTGACGCCCTCATTCGAAACGTATTCGACCTTTACGACCCTCTTTCCCATCTTCACCTTCAGTTCACTCGGGTTGTCGACGAGCCTCACCGAACCCTCCACGATGAAAGCCACCCTGTCGCAGAGCTCATCGGCGACGTACATGTTGTGGGTGGTCAGAAAGATCGTCTTCCCGTTTTCGCGCATCTCAAGGAGCAGGTCTTTTATCCTCCTCGCGCTCGCCGGGTCGAGGCCCTCTAAGGGTTCATCGAGGAACAGTATCTCCGGATCTGGAAGCAGTGCCCTGGCTAAATCGAGCTTCTTCTTCATGCCCTTTGAGAAGCCTGACACGAGCTGGTCGGCTTCCTTGTCGAGGCCCACCATCTTGAGGGTTTCAACCGGGTCGAGATGCCTTTTATAGAACGACGCAAAGAACTCAAGGTTTTCGAGGGCGGTAAGCCGGGAATAAACGGCAGGAAACTCGAAGGAGACGCCGATTCTGTTGTAGTACTCCTTCCCCCACTCACGGAGGTCCCTTCCAAGGATTTTGACGGTCCCTTCATAGTCCTTCAGGATTTTCACCAGAATTTTTACCGTTGTGGTTTTTCCCGCACCGTTCGGCCCAAGAAAGCCGTAGATTTCGCCCCTCTCGACGGAGAAGCTCAGATCATCAACGCCCCTGACCTCGCCGTAGTACTTCCTGACCTTCTCAACCTCAATAATGGGCATGGTTCCACCGGTTAAAAATAGGCGTTCGGGTAGTTATAGGTAACCCCGCACATGTGCGGTTATTTGAGGGTCTCGTCGAGGAGCCTCTTAAGCCCCTTCCGCAGGTGCTCTTTCACCGTTGAGGGGCTGAGGTTCAGCATCTCCGCCAGCTCCCGCAAAGTAACCTTCCGGGGCTCGTCGAAGTAGCCGCTCATGTAAGCCAAGAAGAGAACCTCGGCCTGCCTCTTCGTCAGCTTTGAGAGGGGACTGCTCTCCGGTTCCGCCTCCTCAACGCTGATCACCCTCGCACCGTAGGCTTCACGAAATGTTCTCACCACTTCCCCAAGGAGCTCTTCCTCGCAGAGAACCGAAAGAATGCTCTCACCCCCGACGAAGGTTCCGCTCTCAAAAATGACGAGGCCTTTCTTCTGAAGCTCGAAGAGCCTATCCGCCTGCTCCCTCTGGGGTTCAAGGGAGGCGCGGATGTAGAGCAGGTGCATACCATTCCTGGGAAAGGCCCTGACGTCCCTCACCTGGTGGAGCGCCCGCAACCGCTCGATGACCTTCTCAGGGGATTCCCGGAACTTGACTTCCACCAGCTTGATGACATCGGTGTCTATGGTGAAGTAAGTGTCCCCGTAGGCCCACTCTATCGCTTCGAGGAGCCACTCAAGACCGGCAAAGAGATCCCCGTCGTAGGGTATCGCGATCTTCAGGCGCTTCATGACACTAGAACGACTATTCCCCTTATTGATTTATCGGAGGAACAAAGATCCGGACAACCACCGACATCTAGTTGCGAATGGTTTCAATAGCTGCAATCATGCCAGCAAGTTGTTACAAGCATCCGTCAGAAACAGAGGACTTTTATAGTTTGACTGCCTAGTGAAAGTGGTGAAAATCCATGAAACTCGATGCCCTCGACCTGAAGCTTATCTACCTCCTAATGGACAACTCCAGGTTGAGCGTCTCTTCCTCAGCTCGTCAGCCATGCCCTTGAGAAAAGGCCAGCCGCCGTAGAAGTACACCACCGCTGAGAGCGCAAACAGGACGTAGTGGTCGCCCGGAAAAGTCAGCTCAAAGCCGAAGAAGTTCTGTATCAGCGGCGAGAGGAAAAGTATCGGAACGGTGAGTATCGCAGAAACTATGAACCTCCTCTTGAAGTCCTCCATCATCATTTCATGGTGCTTTGCATGAGAATGTCCCCCGTTATGGGTGGAGTGCCCTTCATGGGGGTGTTTTTTATGGGTTTTCTCCTCAGTCACGGCATTCACCTGGGCCTGTCTAAGCGTGAAACGTTAATAGACTTCTTATTCCCAAAATGGAAAATTCTCCCGGATATGGCTTGGAAATGTAACAAGTCCATGCAAGGATCGTCCAACAACCCGGACCACCGAGTTTCAACAGGACGTTTCCGACCGATAAGGTTTTTACCCAATGGAAAGAACCCACCATATTGGAGTGAGAACAATGGGCGACCTCATTGTTGGGCGAGTCAGGGGGACACCTAAAGAGGCGGAACACTTCTCAGAGCTCATGGAAATGTCCGCCCCCGAGTATTTTCCCGATTTGCTCGGAAGAGAGTTTAAGGAGCTCTTCAGGGCACTTTTCCTCGAAAAAGAAAACCTCTTCAGCCACGAGCACGTGATTTTTGCGGCCTATGAGAACCGAATAGCTGGAATGCTCTTGGGCTACGACTGGAAGGCCAAGGAAAGGGAGGAAAAGAGAACCGGCTGGCTGATGCTGAAAGCCCTCGGCTTCGACTTTTTAAGGCAGCTTCCAGCTTTCATAAGCGCCGCTTCCGGTTCAGGAAAGCTTGAGGAAGGGGACTATTACATTAGCAACGTCGCCGTTTACCCGGAATTCAGGGGAAAAGGCATCGGAAAGGTCCTCATGCTGAAGGCCGAAGAACTCGCCGAACAAAGCGGGGCGAGGAGAGTCGCACTGGACGTTGAAAAGGACAACGAGAACGCGATAAGGATATACAAACGGCTCGGCTACTCCATTGAGAGGGAACACTCCATAGAGCTCGGTGGGAAGAAGTACAGGTTCTACAGAATGGTTAAAGAACTCCGAGCTACCTCAGAATCCTCATCGCGTTAAAGACCGCTATCAAGGCCACGCCGACGTCGGCAAAGACCGCCTCCCACATCGTAGCCTCCCCGAGGATTCCAAGGCTTATGAAGGCCAGCTTAACGCCGAGGGCGAAGACGATGTTCTGCCACACTATCCGCTGGGTCTTTCTGGCTATCCTGATGCCCCGGGGGAGCTTCGAGGGCTTGTCGTCCATTATGACGACGTCTGCCGTTTCTATGGCAGCATCGCTTCCGAGCGCACCCATGGCAACGCCAACGTCCGCCCTGGCCAGCACGGGAGCGTCGTTTATGCCGTCGCCGACGAAGACCACCTTTCCGTCCCCCTTCTCCTTCTCAAGCTCCTCTATGGCCCCCACCTTGTCCTCCGGCAGAAGCTCGGCGTAGAAACCGTCGAGGCCAAGCTGCTTCGCTATCTCCTCCGCGACTTCCCTGCTGTCACCGGTGACCATCACGACCTTCTTGACTCCAAGGCGCTTGAGTTCTTTCACGGCCTTCGGGGCGTCATCCTTTATCTCGTCCGAGATTATTATGTACCCGGCGTACTTCCCGCCGATAACGACGTGTGCAACGGTGCCTCTAACCCTGCACGTATCGTGTTCGATGTTGAAGCGGTGTAACAGCCTGTCGTTGCCCACGAGAACCTCGATTCCGTCAATCCTCGCCCTGACGCCGTGGCCGGCTATCTCTTCGTACTCGACTGTCTCGGCCTCGTTGATTTCCTTGCCGTATGCCCTGCGTATTGCCCTTGCTATCGGGTGGTTCGAGTGAGCCTCGGCAAGGGCCGCGAATCTGATGATCTCCTCCTCGCTAAATCCGTTCCTCGTTTCCACCTTCGTGACCTTGAAAACGCCCTTTGTCAGCGTGCCGGTTTTGTCGAAGGCGACAATGCTTGCGTCCTTGAGTGCATCGAGGTAGTTGGAGCCCTTGACGAGTATCCCCTCCCTGGCGGCCTTCCCAATGCCCCCGAAGTAGCCGAGCGGGATCGAGAGCACGAGGGCGCAGGGGCACGAAATCACGAGAAGGACCAGCGCCCTGTAAACCCACGTTGAAAACGGGTCTCCCGTAATCAGCGGCGGGACCGTGGCTATGAGCGCCGCTATGCCGACCACTGCTGGAGTGTAGTAGCGGGCAAAGCGGGTTATGAACTTCTCGGTCTTGGCCTTTCTGGCACTCGCGTTTTCGACCAGCTCAAGTATCCTTGAGACTGTGGAGTCGCCCAGCTCCCTGGTGACCCTCACCCTGAGAACTCCGGAGAGGTTGACCATGCCGGAGAGGATTTCCTCCCCTTCCCTTACCGTCCTGGGAACGCTTTCGCCCGTCAGGGCGGAGGTATCAACGGTTGATTCACCCTCTATGACAACGCCATCAACGGGAACCTTTTCGCCCGGCTTTACCAGGATTGTATCGCCGACCTTCAGCTCCTCCGGCTTCACCCTAACGACCTCGCCGTTCCTGAGCAGGTTAGCGTGCTCGGCCTTGAGGGCCAAGAGGGCCTTTATCGAGCGCCTTGACCTGTCAACGGCCATGTCCTGGAAGAACTCCCCTACAACGTAGAAGAGCATGACCGCCACTCCCTCCGGGTACTCCCTGATGGCGAAGGCTCCCAGCGTGGCCACCGCGATGAGGAAGTTCTCGTCGAAGACGTTGCCGTGCAGGGAGTTGATGATGGCACTTCTAAGAACCTTCCAGCCAACGAGGAGGTAGCTCGCAACAAAGACCCCAAAGACGAAGGCGTTGTCCATGCCGTAGTAATAGCGGAGTACCACCCCGATGCCAAAGAGCATGAGCGACGGGATTATGAAGTAGAGAGCCTTTTTGGGGTCCTCTTCACCGTGCTCGTGGTGGTGCCCGTGGTGTGAGTGACCGTGCTCGTCCTCTTCGATGACCTCGACGTCCGGCTCGACCTTCTTGATTATCTCCTTGGCCTTCTCAACGTCGCCCTCTATAACCGCCTCCTTGGTGGCGAAGTTGACCAGCGCGAACTCAAAGCCCTCCTTCTTGAGGGCCTCCTCTATCTCGTAGGCGCAGTTCGCACAGTCGAGGCCCTCGAGCTTGAGCTTTTTTGCCATCACTTCACCTCCGAGAGATGCCCAATGGCCGTCCTCAGTATCTCCCTTATGTGCTCGTCATCGAGGCGGTAGAAGACGTTCTTGCCGTCCTTGCGGTAGGCTACTATCTTCCTGTCCTTGAGAATCCTGAGCTGATGGGAAATTGCAGAAACCGAGAGCCCGGTTATCGCCGAGAGGTCGCATGTGCAGAGCTCCCCGGCCCCCATGAGAGCGAGGAGTATTTTGAGCCTGGTTGGGTTGCCCAATGCGTCGAAGAAGTCCGCCATTTCAAGTATGTGCTCCTCCCCGGGGAGTTTTGCCTGGGCCTCCAGGATTTTATCCAGATGCTCCTCATACACCTTACACACTTCAGTCATCACGAATCACCTCTACATTTGAGCAATTGTGCAAATGTTTTATAAACCTTCCCATTTCGAAAACGATCGAAAAATCAGAGCAGGATTATCAGAATCGAAACCCCGAGGGCGAGCAGGAAGTACGGAATCGAAAATCTGTGAAAGTCCCTCATGCCGATTCCCGCTATCCTCACGGCTATGAGGTTGGCGAGTGAGCCGACTATAATCCCCGTTCCCCCGATGTTCACACCGAGGGCCAAGGGGAGCCAGTCGGGTCTGGAGGTCAGGAGGACCACAGTCGCGGGAACGTTGCTGATGAGCTGGCTAAGCCCCGCAGAGGCCAGGAAGAGACCCAATCCCCCCGTGGGCAGGGTTAGGCCTGAAAGCAGGCCGGCAATCTCGCTGAAGTCTATGAAAATGAACGCGAAGGTGAGAACCAGCGCCCAGTCAAAGCCGAGGAGGGCTTCCCTTCCAGCTATGAGGAGCACAACCAGGGTCAGAGGAAGCGTCCACAGCCCCCTGCCGGCCTCGGCGAGAATCACGTCCGAAACCAGAAGGCCGAGTGAAGCAACGAAGAGCCTCCTTTTAACCGCCACGGGAGGCAGCCCCCCAATGGATACAGGCCCTTCCCGTATCGTGAGTGTAAAGAGTAGCAGGATAGCGAGCCAGATGCCCACCGGGAGGAGCATCGCCCGGACAAATCCCAGAAAGGAGATGCCATAGGCGTTCCAGATTATGATGTTCTGGGGGTTGCCGATCGGAGTTAGAGCTGAGCCGACGTTCGCCGCTATGGCCGAAATCGTAACGGCGCGGGCGGTGTTTATCCCGGCCAGACGGGCGGTGATGACGACGAGGGGGATGAACACGAGCATCGCGGTGTCGTTCATTATCACTGCGGAGGAGAGAGCTATGATGGGGATAAGGAGAAGCATCAGCTTCCTCTCCGAGCCGCCGGAGAGCGAGATGAGCCGTATGGAAAGGCGGGTGAAGACCCCCGACAGCTCAAGGCCCTTCGAGAGCAGTATGAGCGACGTTATCAGGACCAGGCTCCTCCAGTCCACCAGCCCCGGGGTTCTGCCGGGAAGGGTGGGGTCGTGGAGAACCAGGACTAGGTAGAGCAGCAGTAGCGCTGTAAGGAACCACTCCCGCCTGGCGAAGTCCTTCAGTCTTTCAACCGCCGTGTCTCCTAACCTCCTCTGTAAGGCCGTAGTCCGGGATGAGCTCCCTGCCATCAGCCGAGACGCGGACATGCAGGATTATAAAGCTTTTCCAGGCCACCGGGACAACCCAGCAGTCCTCCGGCCCGCGGAACTCGCAGGCATCGAGAACGTGGATCTCCTTCAGGAGTTTCTGAGTCCTCTCCCTCACTCTGCCCGGGCTGACCTCCCCGCCCGAAGAAACCGCTGGCATTCCCTTGGGAGAGGGCATTCCCGTTTTGGGGTCGTAGTGAACCCTGTCAACGGCAAAGTTCAGGTACATCACAGGGACGTCCACGTGAACCTCGCCCCCGGGTGCGCGGTGAATAATCGGCGTCCCCGCGGTGAAGAAGGGAAGGGCGTTTCTCACGGTCTCTATTGCCCTCTCTGCAAGTTCGGGGGTGAGTTCCCTTCGCTCGGGTCTTCCCCTTATGGGTGGCGGTACGGGTGACATGGCGAGACCCCCTCAATGAATACCTGCTTACATATCGGGTGTGGAAAAAGGCCGTATAACTTTTTGGGCAGAATTCGTTTGTGGAAACATCTCCATCAATCATTTTGAGCGATTTTTGGAGGAAAAATGGGAAAGAATCACTGCCCGGGCTGCATCAGCAGTGACCTCAGCTTCGGGCCCCTCTGGCCGAGTTCCCTGTCGAGCATGAAGAGGCCGTTCGGATTGTCGCCTATAATCCTGAGCTTGTCCACGATTGCCTTGGCGGTGGCCTCCTCCTCGACCTGCTCCTCCACGAACCACTGGAGGAACTGGTATGTCGCGCGGTCCTTCTCCTCCTCCGCGATGTCCACGAGCCTGTAGATGGACTCGGTGACGCCGACCTCATGCAGATAAACCGCCTCGAAGGCCTTCAGCGAACTCTCAAAGTCCTGCTTCGGCTTCTCAATCCTTCCCAGCTCGACCCTGCCTCCTCGGTCGAATATGTAATCGTATATTCTCATCGCATGCCCGAGTTCCTCTTCGGCCTGGGCCTCCATCCAGGTGGCAAAGCCGTCAAAGCCTTTCTCCTTGAAGTAGGCCGCTATGCCAAGGTAGAAGTAGGCCGAAAAGAGTTCCTTCGTCACCTGCTCATTGAGAGCCTTAAGCATCCTTTCACTCAGCATTGTTCATCACCACTTCTATTTGAAAGTCAAACCTTTTAAGTTTATCCTTTGAACCTGACTTTTCAAGTTGAGTTCCATTCCCGAATTGTTAGGAGCATGAAATATTGTTAGGAAAACCGAAAAAGTTTTATTCCGAACCTCGATATTCAGAATTGATAAAAAATCCGCAGAAGTGGGTAGGGAGGTGATGTTATGGCCAAGACCACCTTTGAGGAGGAGATATACCTGAGGGCCCTGACCGGAAGGCTCGTCGGAAAGGCCCTTGCCGACCTCGGCCTCAACAAGGTGGCAGTCGTTGCCAGCAGGAACATAATCTGCTCCAGCATAGCCACAGCGACCGAGGCTACCTTCCTGACACTGAGCGGGGGCGTTACCTACCACTTCCTCGCGGAGAAGGGCAAGGAGGCCGAGCTGGCGGAGCGTGTGAGGGCCTTCGCTCCACAGGTCACCGTCCTCCAGTTCGGTGGTGAAACGCCGATAGAGGAGACCAAGGAGGTATTCGTCGAGACCCTGAGACAGTTCGCCGAGAAGGACGTTCCTGGAGCATTCGTCGTTCATGTCAGGATATTCGCCGCCGGCGGTCTTGCCAAGGCTTTGGAGGACGAGAGGATAAGGGAGTACCTGGGCAAGAAGGACCTCTTCGTCTACACCGTCGGCTTCGACGAGGGTAAGGTCTACGTCAACAGAATACTCCTTGAGGACAGTGAGATAAAGCTGGAGAAACTCGCCGAGTACCAGGTTACCCTGGAGCACGCCGACCTGCTCAACCGCTCGCTGAAGGACAGGAGCGTTACCTTCGCCTGATCGTTCGAGCTTTTAATTTACCCATTTCCGTCCTTAACTTTTGGTCAAGAAAGGCTTTTTATCCTTCCGCACCAAATAGGTTCGGTGACAGGAATGCCCGATGTGAAAGTTGAAAAGATTCTTGAGGATCCGGAGCTCTACATAATCCGGGTCGATGACGACAGGATAAAGTACTTCGAGGCCACCTGGGACATCCCGGAGGGGATAACCTACAACGCCTATCTGATGAAGCTTGACGGTGCGACGGTTCTCTTCGACCTGAGCAAGAGGGAGTACACGGAGCTCTTCATGGAGGCCCTCGAAAAGCTCGTTGATCCTGAGGAAATCACCCACGTCGTGATCCACCATACCGAGCCCGACCACACAGGGGCCTTACCGACCTTCCTTGAGGCCAACGGCTACAAAGCCAAGCTCATAGGCACGAACTTTGCCAAGCGCTTTCTGGAGGGCTTCTACGGCGAGAAGGTCGTTGAGAACTTCCACATCATCAAGGACGGCGAGGAGATGAGGATTGGGGGTAAGACCTTCCGCTTCATAACCGTTCCCTGGCTTCACTGGCCGGACACGATGATAACATACGCTGTGGAGGACAGGTTGATATTCAGCTGCGACGCCGGCGGCGGCTACGGAATTCCAAAAACGATAGACGACAGCGACGAGGAGGTCGTGAGGGAGTACCTCCCGCACGTGACGAAGTACATCGTCACCGTCATCGGCCACTACCACAAGTACATCGTCCAGAACATCAAGAAGCTCAAGGGCCTCGGCATACTCAAGGAGGCCAGGATGATACTCCCCGGCCACGGACTTATATGGAGGAAGAACCCGGCGAGGATATTCGAGCACTACGAGGCCGTTGGGGCGGGAAAGGTCACGAAGGGCAAGGTCTTGGTGCTCTACGACTCCATGTACGGCTTCGTTGAGAGGAGGATGGAGATAGTCCTCAACGAGCTGAGGAAGCACGGACTGAAACCGGTTGTTTACCGCTTCACCGACAAGGAGGCACCAGCTGTCAGCGACATACTTGGTGAAGTCCCTGACAGTGAGGCGATAATCATCGGCGCCTCGACCTACGAGGCCGAGATACACCCGCGCATAAGGTACGCCCTCTACGAGATAGTGGACAAGGCCAACTATGAAAAGCCCGTCCTCATCGTCGGAGCCTTTGGATGGGCAGGAGTTGCCGGCAAGAAGATAGAGACACTGATAACGCGCAGCAAGTTCGACCACGTTGACACCGTTGAGAGCAGGGGAATGCCCCGGCCGGAGGACGAGGAGAGGCTCAGGGAAGGGGTCAGGAAGCTCGTAGCATGGCTCTCCTGAGTATTTCTTGAAGGTGGAAGAATGGAACTCGTCATAGTCGGCAACGGGCCGGGCGGGGTCGAGCTGGCCAAGCGCTTGGCCGGGGAGTTTGACGTAACAGTGGTGGAGAAGGAAAACATCCCCCACTATTCAAAGCCTCTCCTGAGCCACTACATAGCGGGCTTCATTCCCGAGGAGAAGCTCTTCCCATATTCCAGGGAGTGGTACGAGGAGAGAGGAATAAACCTTTTGCTCGGAACCGAGGCGAGGCTCATCGATAGGTCCCGGAAGGTTCTCGTGACAGGCAGGGGCAAGATACCCTACGACGCCCTCGTTATAGCGACCGGAGCGAGGGCCAGAGAACCTTCCATCCCGGGAAAGGAACACATCCTAACGCTTAGAACCCTCAACGATGCAAAGCTGATAAAAGAGCGCCTTGAGGAGGAAGGGGAAATAACGATCCTCGGTGGGGGCTTCATAGCACTTGAGCTTGCCGGAAACCTGGCCAAAGCGGGCTACACTGTGAGGGTAATTCACAGAGGAAAAACCCTGCTCGGCCTCGATGGAGATCTGAGCGAGCGTATCAGGGTAGAGTTAGAAGGAGCGGGCGTTGAGTTCCATCTGGAAACGAACGCTCTAGGGGCTGACGAGGAGGGTCTAAAAACCGATAAAGGTTACATCAAGGGCAGGCTGAAGGTCTGTGCCTTTGGCATAGTGCCGAACAGGGAGCTGGCAGTTAAGAGCGGCATCCACGCCGGCAGGGGGATACTCATAGACGACCGCTTTAGAACCTCCGCGCGGGATGTCTACGCGATAGGTGACTGTGCCGAGCACGGTGGCGTCGTTGGGGGAACAGCAAAGGCCGCCGTGGAGCAGGCAAAGGTTCTCGCCAATCTCCTGAGGGGCGCTGACGACCGCTACGACTTCTCCTTCCGTTCGGCATTTTTCAAGTTCGCCGACTTCAGTGTGGCGATTATCGGAAGAACTGGGAGTGCCGGGAGCTGGCTCGACGAAGATGTCAAGATTTTTTATGAGGGTGAACGGCCGGTTGGAGTCGTTGTCCTGGGTAATACGCAGAAAGCATTCCGGCTCGAAAAAGCCATCAAAGAGGGACTGCCTATTGACTAGAGTGTGGATCTCATCAAACCTTTGGTTTGGAAAATCGTTATATACTCCAACCCCGAAGATGTTCATGAAGCACTCTTTGTTG
Proteins encoded:
- a CDS encoding heavy metal translocating P-type ATPase; protein product: MAKKLKLEGLDCANCAYEIEEALKKEGFEFALVNFATKEAVIEGDVEKAKEIIKKVEPDVEVIEEDEHGHSHHGHHHEHGEEDPKKALYFIIPSLMLFGIGVVLRYYYGMDNAFVFGVFVASYLLVGWKVLRSAIINSLHGNVFDENFLIAVATLGAFAIREYPEGVAVMLFYVVGEFFQDMAVDRSRRSIKALLALKAEHANLLRNGEVVRVKPEELKVGDTILVKPGEKVPVDGVVIEGESTVDTSALTGESVPRTVREGEEILSGMVNLSGVLRVRVTRELGDSTVSRILELVENASARKAKTEKFITRFARYYTPAVVGIAALIATVPPLITGDPFSTWVYRALVLLVISCPCALVLSIPLGYFGGIGKAAREGILVKGSNYLDALKDASIVAFDKTGTLTKGVFKVTKVETRNGFSEEEIIRFAALAEAHSNHPIARAIRRAYGKEINEAETVEYEEIAGHGVRARIDGIEVLVGNDRLLHRFNIEHDTCRVRGTVAHVVIGGKYAGYIIISDEIKDDAPKAVKELKRLGVKKVVMVTGDSREVAEEIAKQLGLDGFYAELLPEDKVGAIEELEKEKGDGKVVFVGDGINDAPVLARADVGVAMGALGSDAAIETADVVIMDDKPSKLPRGIRIARKTQRIVWQNIVFALGVKLAFISLGILGEATMWEAVFADVGVALIAVFNAMRILR
- a CDS encoding NAD(P)/FAD-dependent oxidoreductase, which produces MELVIVGNGPGGVELAKRLAGEFDVTVVEKENIPHYSKPLLSHYIAGFIPEEKLFPYSREWYEERGINLLLGTEARLIDRSRKVLVTGRGKIPYDALVIATGARAREPSIPGKEHILTLRTLNDAKLIKERLEEEGEITILGGGFIALELAGNLAKAGYTVRVIHRGKTLLGLDGDLSERIRVELEGAGVEFHLETNALGADEEGLKTDKGYIKGRLKVCAFGIVPNRELAVKSGIHAGRGILIDDRFRTSARDVYAIGDCAEHGGVVGGTAKAAVEQAKVLANLLRGADDRYDFSFRSAFFKFADFSVAIIGRTGSAGSWLDEDVKIFYEGERPVGVVVLGNTQKAFRLEKAIKEGLPID
- a CDS encoding SLC13 family permease, which translates into the protein MAGSSSRTTALQRRLGDTAVERLKDFARREWFLTALLLLYLVLVLHDPTLPGRTPGLVDWRSLVLITSLILLSKGLELSGVFTRLSIRLISLSGGSERKLMLLLIPIIALSSAVIMNDTAMLVFIPLVVITARLAGINTARAVTISAIAANVGSALTPIGNPQNIIIWNAYGISFLGFVRAMLLPVGIWLAILLLFTLTIREGPVSIGGLPPVAVKRRLFVASLGLLVSDVILAEAGRGLWTLPLTLVVLLIAGREALLGFDWALVLTFAFIFIDFSEIAGLLSGLTLPTGGLGLFLASAGLSQLISNVPATVVLLTSRPDWLPLALGVNIGGTGIIVGSLANLIAVRIAGIGMRDFHRFSIPYFLLALGVSILIILL
- a CDS encoding FprA family A-type flavoprotein; this encodes MPDVKVEKILEDPELYIIRVDDDRIKYFEATWDIPEGITYNAYLMKLDGATVLFDLSKREYTELFMEALEKLVDPEEITHVVIHHTEPDHTGALPTFLEANGYKAKLIGTNFAKRFLEGFYGEKVVENFHIIKDGEEMRIGGKTFRFITVPWLHWPDTMITYAVEDRLIFSCDAGGGYGIPKTIDDSDEEVVREYLPHVTKYIVTVIGHYHKYIVQNIKKLKGLGILKEARMILPGHGLIWRKNPARIFEHYEAVGAGKVTKGKVLVLYDSMYGFVERRMEIVLNELRKHGLKPVVYRFTDKEAPAVSDILGEVPDSEAIIIGASTYEAEIHPRIRYALYEIVDKANYEKPVLIVGAFGWAGVAGKKIETLITRSKFDHVDTVESRGMPRPEDEERLREGVRKLVAWLS
- a CDS encoding ferritin; amino-acid sequence: MLSERMLKALNEQVTKELFSAYFYLGIAAYFKEKGFDGFATWMEAQAEEELGHAMRIYDYIFDRGGRVELGRIEKPKQDFESSLKAFEAVYLHEVGVTESIYRLVDIAEEEKDRATYQFLQWFVEEQVEEEATAKAIVDKLRIIGDNPNGLFMLDRELGQRGPKLRSLLMQPGQ
- a CDS encoding ArsR/SmtB family transcription factor; the encoded protein is MTEVCKVYEEHLDKILEAQAKLPGEEHILEMADFFDALGNPTRLKILLALMGAGELCTCDLSAITGLSVSAISHQLRILKDRKIVAYRKDGKNVFYRLDDEHIREILRTAIGHLSEVK